The following coding sequences lie in one Panicum virgatum strain AP13 chromosome 6N, P.virgatum_v5, whole genome shotgun sequence genomic window:
- the LOC120678085 gene encoding aspartic proteinase nepenthesin-1-like, which produces MACHLRRLLLLFLATVVATAAPALAIFHFDFRFDTDGPYSGGMMSRHDMWRRRAAESKARHAKNSARLAKALGKDTGDNFTAADVTVTPYTHQGHWLTVGVGTPPQPSKVILDMGSDLLWTQCSLVGPTAVQEEPVYDPSKSSSFSLLPCGSKQCEEGTFSSKNCTDKRCAYENYYGVLTAVGVLATETFTFGSHRNASVNLTFGCGKLTNGSIAGASGILGLSPGPLSLLKQLAIPKFSYCLTPFADRKTSPVMFGAMADLGKYKTTGKVQTVPLLKNPVEDIYYYVPMVGISLGSKRLDVPAESLALKPDGTGGTAVDSATTLAYLVEPAFAELKKAVMEGLKLPVANKTVDDYPLCFELPRGGSMDGVQAPPLVLHFDGGAEMVLPRDNYFQEPSPGVMCLAVVQSPFEGAPSVIGNVQQQNLHVLYDLGERKFSYAPTQCDKL; this is translated from the coding sequence ATGGCGTGCCATcttcgccgcctcctgctcctttTCCTCGCCACCGTCGTCGCGACGGCAGCCCCCGCCCTCGCCATCTTCCATTTCGACTTCCGCTTCGACACCGACGGCCCGTACTCAGGCGGCATGATGTCCCGGCACGacatgtggcggcggcgcgccgccgagAGCAAGGCCCGGCACGCCAAGAACTCGGCGAGGCTCGCCAAGGCCCTCGGCAAGGACACCGGGGACAACTTCACGGCGGCCGACGTGACCGTCACGCCCTACACCCACCAGGGCCACTGGCTGACCGTCGGCGTGggcacgccgccgcagcccagcaAGGTGATCCTCGACATGGGCAGCGACCTCCTCTGGACGCAGTGCAGCCTCGTTGGCCCCACGGCGGTGCAGGAGGAGCCGGTGTACGACCCGTCCAAGTCGTcgtccttctccctcctcccctgcgGCAGCAAGCAGTGCGAGGAGGGCACCTTCAGCAGCAAGAACTGCACCGATAAGAGGTGCGCGTACGAGAACTACTACGGCGTCCTGACGGCGGTCGGCGTCCTCGCCACCGAGACCTTCACCTTCGGCTCGCACCGCAACGCCTCCGTCAACCTCACCTTCGGCTGCGGCAAGCTCACCAACGGCAGCATTGCCGGCGCCTCCGGCATTCTGGGCCTCTCCCCGGGCCCCCTGTCGCTGCTGAAGCAGCTGGCCATACCCAAGTTCTCCTACTGCCTCACCCCTTTCGCCGACCGCAAGACGAGCCCGGTCATGTTCGGCGCCATGGCCGACCTCGGCAAGTACAAGACGACGGGCAAGGTCCAGACGGTGCCGCTGCTGAAGAACCCCGTGGAGGACATCTACTACTACGTGCCCATGGTGGGGATCTCCCTCGGGAGCAAGCGGCTGGACGTGCCGGCCGAGAGCCTGGCGCTGAAGCCCGACGGCACCGGCGGCACGGCCGTGGACTCGGCGACCACGCTGGCGTACCTCGTGGAGCCGGCCTTCGCGGAGCTGAAGAAGGCAGTGATGGAGGGGCTCAAGCTGCCGGTGGCGAACAAGACCGTCGACGACTACCCGCTGTGCTTCGAGCTGCCGCGCGGCGGGTCCATGGACGGCGtgcaggcgccgccgctggtgctgcacttcgacggcggcgccgagatGGTGCTGCCGCGGGACAACTACTTCCAGGAGCCGAGCCCCGGGGTGATGTGCCTGGCGGTGGTCCAGTCGCCGTTCGAAGGCGCGCCGTCGGTCATCGGCAACGTGCAGCAGCAGAACCTGCATGTGCTCTACGATCTGGGCGAACGGAAGTTCTCCTACGCGCCCACGCAATGTGACAAGCTCTGA